A part of Ascochyta rabiei chromosome 3, complete sequence genomic DNA contains:
- a CDS encoding U6 snRNA-associated Sm-like protein LSm2: MLFFSFFKTLVEHEITVELKNEVQIRGTLKSVDQYLNIKLDNAEAVDEIRWPHLCSTKDMFIRGSVVRYVHLPSGAVDTALLEDATRRETEAAKNKAK, encoded by the exons ATGCTTTTCTTCAG TTTCTTCAAGACTCTTGTGGAGCACGAAATCACCGTAGAGCTCAAGAACGAAGTCCAGATCCGCGGGACACTCAAGAGCGTCGATCAGTACTTGAACATCAAGCTGGACAACGCAGAGGCTGTCGATGAGATTAGGTGGCCGCACTTG TGCTCGACAAAGGACATGTTCATCCGTGGGTCCGTCGTAAGATACGTTCACTTGCCCTCGGGCGCCGTCGATACCGCGCTTCTCGAGGATGCTACACGGAGAGAGACTGAGGCGGCGAAAAACAAGGCGAAATGA